In Pyrus communis chromosome 1, drPyrComm1.1, whole genome shotgun sequence, the following are encoded in one genomic region:
- the LOC137739860 gene encoding serine/threonine-protein kinase SRK2I isoform X1, whose protein sequence is MDRQAMTVGPAMDMPIMHDSDRYDFVRDIGSGNFGVARLMTDRQTSELVAVKYIERGDKIDENVRREIINHRSLRHPNIIRFKEVILTPTHLAIVMEYASGGEMFERICNAGRFSEDEVLSSISIIPPYLSVSFTVLLYMLKMCFSFLVQARFFFQQLISGVSYCHAMQVCHRDLKLENTLLDGSPAPRLKICDFGYSKSSVLHSQPKSTVGTPAYIAPEVLLRQEYDGKIADVWSCGVTLYVMLVGAYPFEDPDEPKDFRRTIQRILSVQYSIPDTVQISHECLELISRIFVPDPAARISIPEIKSHSWFLKNLPADLMDESNQFEEPDQPMQSLDAIMHIIEEATIPAAGTLGLSSYMTDNLDMDDDMDDLDSESELDVDSSGEIVYAI, encoded by the exons ATGGATCGGCAGGCAATGACGGTTGGGCCGGCCATGGATATGCCGATCATGCACGACAGCGACCGGTACGATTTCGTCCGAGATATCGGGTCCGGAAACTTCGGGGTCGCCAGGCTGATGACCGACAGGCAGACCAGCGAGCTCGTCGCCGTCAAGTACATCGAGCGCGGCGACAAG ATTGATGAAAATGTTCGAAGAGAGATAATAAATCATAGGTCTTTGAGGCACCCGAACATCATTAGATTCAAGGAG GTCATTCTGACTCCTACCCATCTGGCCATTGTGATGGAATATGCTTCCGGAGGAGAAATGTTTGAGCGAATATGCAATGCAGGGCGGTTCAGTGAGGATGAGGTCCTCAGTTCAATCTCTATAATTCCTCCCTATCTTTCGGTTTCTTTTACTGTTTTACTTTACATGCTGAAGatgtgtttttcatttttggtcCAGGCCCGCTTCTTTTTTCAACAACTTATATCTGGAGTTAGTTATTGCCATGCTATG CAAGTATGTCACCGAGACTTGAAGTTGGAGAACACTTTGTTGGATGGCAGTCCAGCTCCTCGTTTGAAAATATGTGATTTTGGGTACTCAAAG TCTTCAGTGCTTCATTCACAACCAAAATCTACTGTGGGAACTCCTGCATACATTGCTCCAGAAGTATTACTGAGGCAAGAATATGATGGAAAG ATTGCAGATGTATGGTCATGTGGGGTAACCTTATATGTGATGCTGGTGGGAGCATATCCTTTCGAGGATCCTGATGAACCGAAAGATTTCCGGAGGACCATACAA AGGATACTCAGCGTCCAGTATTCCATTCCAGATACTGTTCAAATATCTCATGAATGTCTAGAGCTGATATCGAGAATTTTTGTCCCAGATCCTGCTGCG AGAATTAGCATTCCTGAGATAAAGAGCCACTCGTGGTTCTTGAAGAATCTCCCTGCTGATTTGATGGACGAGAGCAACCAGTTTGAAGAGCCAGATCAACCAATGCAAAGCCTTGACGCAATCATGCATATAATTGAGGAGGCTACCATACCAGCAGCCGGAACCCTTGGTCTGAGCTCTTACATGACAGACAACCTTGACATGGACGATGATATGGATGACTTAGACTCAGAGTCTGAACTTGATGTTGATAGCAGCGGGGAAATTGTGTACGCAATTTAA
- the LOC137739860 gene encoding serine/threonine-protein kinase SRK2I isoform X2: MDRQAMTVGPAMDMPIMHDSDRYDFVRDIGSGNFGVARLMTDRQTSELVAVKYIERGDKIDENVRREIINHRSLRHPNIIRFKEVILTPTHLAIVMEYASGGEMFERICNAGRFSEDEARFFFQQLISGVSYCHAMQVCHRDLKLENTLLDGSPAPRLKICDFGYSKSSVLHSQPKSTVGTPAYIAPEVLLRQEYDGKIADVWSCGVTLYVMLVGAYPFEDPDEPKDFRRTIQRILSVQYSIPDTVQISHECLELISRIFVPDPAARISIPEIKSHSWFLKNLPADLMDESNQFEEPDQPMQSLDAIMHIIEEATIPAAGTLGLSSYMTDNLDMDDDMDDLDSESELDVDSSGEIVYAI; this comes from the exons ATGGATCGGCAGGCAATGACGGTTGGGCCGGCCATGGATATGCCGATCATGCACGACAGCGACCGGTACGATTTCGTCCGAGATATCGGGTCCGGAAACTTCGGGGTCGCCAGGCTGATGACCGACAGGCAGACCAGCGAGCTCGTCGCCGTCAAGTACATCGAGCGCGGCGACAAG ATTGATGAAAATGTTCGAAGAGAGATAATAAATCATAGGTCTTTGAGGCACCCGAACATCATTAGATTCAAGGAG GTCATTCTGACTCCTACCCATCTGGCCATTGTGATGGAATATGCTTCCGGAGGAGAAATGTTTGAGCGAATATGCAATGCAGGGCGGTTCAGTGAGGATGAG GCCCGCTTCTTTTTTCAACAACTTATATCTGGAGTTAGTTATTGCCATGCTATG CAAGTATGTCACCGAGACTTGAAGTTGGAGAACACTTTGTTGGATGGCAGTCCAGCTCCTCGTTTGAAAATATGTGATTTTGGGTACTCAAAG TCTTCAGTGCTTCATTCACAACCAAAATCTACTGTGGGAACTCCTGCATACATTGCTCCAGAAGTATTACTGAGGCAAGAATATGATGGAAAG ATTGCAGATGTATGGTCATGTGGGGTAACCTTATATGTGATGCTGGTGGGAGCATATCCTTTCGAGGATCCTGATGAACCGAAAGATTTCCGGAGGACCATACAA AGGATACTCAGCGTCCAGTATTCCATTCCAGATACTGTTCAAATATCTCATGAATGTCTAGAGCTGATATCGAGAATTTTTGTCCCAGATCCTGCTGCG AGAATTAGCATTCCTGAGATAAAGAGCCACTCGTGGTTCTTGAAGAATCTCCCTGCTGATTTGATGGACGAGAGCAACCAGTTTGAAGAGCCAGATCAACCAATGCAAAGCCTTGACGCAATCATGCATATAATTGAGGAGGCTACCATACCAGCAGCCGGAACCCTTGGTCTGAGCTCTTACATGACAGACAACCTTGACATGGACGATGATATGGATGACTTAGACTCAGAGTCTGAACTTGATGTTGATAGCAGCGGGGAAATTGTGTACGCAATTTAA